The following proteins are co-located in the Hydrogenophaga sp. RAC07 genome:
- a CDS encoding type II secretion system F family protein — MATAATKSIKDVVFEWEGKDRNGKTVRGETRAVGENQVLAALRRQGIIPSKVKKRRMSSGKRIKPKDIAIFTRQLATMMKAGVPLLQAFDIVGRGNPNPSVTKLLNDIRTDVETGTSLSAAFRKNPLYFDSLYCNLVEAGEAAGILEELLDRLAVYMEKTEALKSKIKSALMYPIAVVIVAFVVVAVIMIFVIPSFKEVFSSFGADLPAPTLFVIAMSEFFTEYWWLIFGGLGGGFYFFMQAWRRNEKVQRFMDRVLLKLPIFGVLIEKSVIARWTRTLSTMFAAGVPLVEALDSVGGASGNSVYAIATERIQQEVSTGTSLTNAMTNANIFPSMVLQMCAIGEESGSIDHMLGKAADFYEAEVDDMVAGISSLMEPIIIVVLGTVIGGIVVSMYLPIFKLGQVV, encoded by the coding sequence ATGGCAACCGCTGCAACCAAGAGCATCAAAGACGTCGTTTTCGAGTGGGAAGGCAAAGACCGCAACGGCAAGACGGTTCGCGGTGAGACCCGTGCCGTGGGAGAGAACCAGGTGCTGGCGGCGCTGCGTCGCCAGGGCATCATCCCGAGCAAGGTGAAGAAGCGCCGCATGAGCTCGGGCAAGCGCATCAAGCCGAAAGACATCGCGATCTTCACGCGCCAACTGGCCACCATGATGAAGGCGGGTGTCCCCTTGCTGCAGGCGTTCGACATCGTCGGACGTGGCAACCCCAACCCCAGCGTGACCAAGCTGCTCAACGACATCCGCACCGACGTTGAGACCGGCACCTCGCTGAGTGCGGCTTTCCGCAAGAACCCCCTCTACTTCGACAGTCTGTACTGCAATCTGGTGGAAGCCGGCGAAGCCGCCGGTATTCTGGAAGAGTTGCTGGACCGCCTCGCGGTCTACATGGAGAAGACCGAGGCCCTCAAGTCAAAGATCAAGTCGGCGCTGATGTACCCCATCGCGGTGGTGATCGTGGCCTTCGTGGTGGTCGCCGTGATCATGATCTTCGTGATCCCCTCCTTCAAGGAAGTGTTCAGTTCGTTCGGCGCAGACCTTCCCGCTCCCACCCTGTTCGTGATCGCGATGAGCGAGTTCTTCACGGAATACTGGTGGCTGATCTTCGGTGGCCTAGGCGGCGGCTTCTACTTTTTCATGCAGGCCTGGCGCCGCAATGAAAAGGTGCAGCGATTCATGGACCGTGTCTTGCTCAAGCTGCCGATCTTCGGTGTGCTGATCGAGAAGTCGGTGATTGCGCGCTGGACCCGCACGTTGTCGACCATGTTCGCTGCCGGTGTTCCGCTGGTGGAAGCGCTCGACTCGGTGGGCGGCGCTTCGGGCAACTCCGTTTATGCAATTGCCACCGAGCGCATCCAGCAGGAGGTGTCCACCGGGACCAGCCTGACCAACGCGATGACCAACGCCAACATCTTTCCGTCCATGGTGCTGCAGATGTGCGCCATTGGTGAAGAATCCGGCTCGATCGACCACATGCTTGGAAAGGCAGCCGACTTTTACGAGGCGGAAGTGGACGACATGGTGGCCGGCATCTCCAGCCTGATGGAGCCCATCATCATCGTGGTGCTGGGCACGGTCATCGGTGGCATCGTGGTGTCGATGTACCTGCCCATCTTCAAGTTGGGTCAGGTGGTTTGA
- a CDS encoding prepilin peptidase codes for MLGAGAPEAALLGLLGLLVGSFLNVVIHRLPKMMELHWAAECAELHPENATASDTAAATAQPFNLMVPRSRCPHCGHQIRWFENIPLFSYLALRGKCSQCAAPISARYPAVEVTCAALFAWCGWNWGGSWEALAWCGFSAAVLALACIDWDTTLLPDDITLPLLWAGLCAAGLKLTDTALPDAVWGAVGGYLSLWLVYWAFKLTTGKEGMGYGDFKLFAALGAWFGWQALIPIILMASVIGAVIGIAIKFRGELREGGYVPFGPFLALAGLTAMIFGPSAILAVIGL; via the coding sequence ATGCTCGGTGCGGGTGCGCCGGAAGCGGCGCTGCTGGGTCTTCTCGGCTTGCTGGTGGGCAGCTTTCTCAATGTGGTGATCCACCGCCTGCCCAAGATGATGGAGTTGCACTGGGCCGCCGAGTGCGCGGAACTCCATCCTGAAAACGCCACGGCTTCCGACACGGCGGCTGCCACAGCCCAGCCGTTCAACCTCATGGTGCCGCGCTCGCGCTGCCCCCACTGTGGCCACCAGATTCGCTGGTTCGAGAACATCCCGCTCTTCAGCTACCTCGCACTGCGCGGCAAATGCAGCCAATGCGCGGCACCGATCAGTGCCCGCTACCCGGCGGTGGAGGTGACCTGCGCAGCACTGTTTGCCTGGTGCGGCTGGAACTGGGGCGGCAGTTGGGAAGCGCTTGCCTGGTGCGGATTTTCCGCGGCCGTGTTGGCGTTGGCCTGCATCGATTGGGACACCACCTTGTTGCCGGACGACATCACGCTTCCCTTGTTGTGGGCAGGCCTGTGCGCGGCGGGTCTGAAGCTGACCGATACCGCTCTGCCCGATGCGGTGTGGGGCGCCGTGGGAGGCTACCTCTCGTTGTGGCTGGTGTACTGGGCCTTCAAGCTCACCACCGGCAAGGAAGGCATGGGCTACGGCGACTTCAAACTCTTCGCCGCCCTGGGCGCCTGGTTTGGCTGGCAGGCCCTCATCCCCATCATCCTCATGGCCTCGGTCATCGGGGCGGTGATCGGCATCGCCATCAAATTCAGAGGTGAGCTGCGCGAAGGCGGGTACGTGCCGTTCGGCCCCTTCCTGGCGCTCGCCGGCCTCACCGCCATGATCTTCGGGCCGTCGGCCATCCTGGCCGTGATTGGCTTGTGA
- the coaE gene encoding dephospho-CoA kinase (Dephospho-CoA kinase (CoaE) performs the final step in coenzyme A biosynthesis.), translating into MSTATPARQVLRLGLTGGIGSGKSTLANMLQSLGADVIDADAVSRATTASGGAAIAAIAQAFGQEFIDADGALDRARMRALVFSQPEQRKVLENIVHPLVGQEIRKLALQATSRVLIFDVPLLVESPHWRGQLDRVLVVDCLPATQIRRVTQRSGWDLTTIEAAMRNQCSREQRLAAADFVVFNEGEGLDNLQHLAQALAKRFGL; encoded by the coding sequence GTGAGCACGGCGACTCCAGCGCGACAAGTCCTCAGGCTGGGGCTCACCGGCGGTATCGGCAGCGGCAAGAGCACGCTGGCGAACATGCTCCAGTCCCTGGGTGCTGACGTGATCGATGCGGATGCGGTGTCGCGCGCTACAACGGCCAGCGGCGGCGCAGCCATTGCGGCGATTGCACAGGCATTTGGCCAGGAATTCATTGATGCCGATGGCGCACTCGACCGGGCCCGCATGCGTGCCCTTGTGTTCTCACAGCCCGAACAACGCAAGGTGCTGGAAAACATCGTGCATCCACTGGTTGGGCAAGAGATTCGGAAGCTGGCGCTGCAGGCCACATCCCGTGTCCTGATCTTCGACGTGCCGCTGTTGGTGGAGTCGCCGCACTGGCGGGGGCAACTGGATCGGGTGCTGGTGGTCGACTGCCTTCCCGCCACACAGATTCGGCGGGTCACACAGCGCAGTGGATGGGATCTGACCACGATCGAGGCCGCCATGCGCAACCAGTGTTCGCGCGAACAGCGCCTGGCCGCCGCAGACTTCGTGGTGTTCAACGAAGGAGAGGGCCTGGACAACCTGCAACACCTCGCTCAGGCGCTGGCCAAACGGTTCGGGCTATGA
- the zapD gene encoding cell division protein ZapD: MILYEYPFNERIRTYLRLEQLFRRMVELVPRQHPLDHHFAIQTIFEIIEVASRADMKSDVLKDLERHKQQLISYRGNPMISEQALNEAIDQLEDCFSQLSGLVGKTGQSLTENDWLMSIRSRIGIPAGTCEFDLPAYYKWQHHSAAERQADLQRWSVPLAPLAESIVLLLKMLRDSGSPQKVVAPGGQFQQTLPQGRTFQLLRLRMDPSSGLIPEISGNRLMLSVRLMRQGDDDRLHSAQDDTAFELTLCA, encoded by the coding sequence GTGATCCTGTACGAATACCCTTTCAACGAACGCATCCGCACCTACCTGCGACTTGAACAACTGTTCCGGCGCATGGTCGAATTGGTTCCGCGCCAGCACCCGCTGGACCACCACTTCGCGATCCAGACCATTTTCGAAATCATCGAAGTGGCGTCCCGGGCAGACATGAAGTCCGACGTTCTGAAAGACCTCGAGCGGCACAAGCAGCAGCTCATTTCCTACCGTGGGAATCCGATGATCTCGGAGCAGGCGCTCAACGAAGCCATTGACCAGCTGGAAGACTGCTTTTCCCAGCTCAGCGGTCTGGTGGGCAAAACAGGTCAGTCCTTGACCGAAAACGACTGGTTGATGAGCATCCGCAGCCGCATCGGCATCCCCGCGGGCACCTGCGAATTCGATCTGCCGGCCTATTACAAGTGGCAGCACCACAGTGCCGCAGAACGCCAGGCGGACCTGCAGCGCTGGTCGGTGCCGCTGGCGCCGCTGGCCGAGTCCATCGTCCTGCTGCTCAAGATGCTGCGGGATTCGGGTTCGCCGCAAAAGGTCGTGGCGCCGGGTGGGCAGTTCCAGCAAACCCTGCCCCAGGGCCGCACCTTCCAGTTGCTGCGACTGCGCATGGACCCGAGCTCCGGTCTGATTCCCGAGATCAGCGGCAATCGATTGATGTTGTCGGTTCGCTTGATGCGCCAAGGCGATGACGACCGCCTGCACTCGGCGCAGGACGACACCGCGTTTGAGCTCACGCTCTGCGCCTGA
- a CDS encoding DNA gyrase inhibitor YacG, which produces MSANASTSPQKIVRCPGCGGPSIYAPSNAFRPFCCERCKNMDFGAWATESFKLPEQDSQNDPDFGTS; this is translated from the coding sequence ATGTCTGCGAACGCCAGCACCAGCCCACAGAAGATCGTTCGCTGCCCGGGGTGTGGTGGCCCCAGCATCTACGCACCCAGCAACGCCTTTCGGCCGTTCTGCTGCGAGCGTTGCAAGAACATGGACTTTGGTGCCTGGGCCACCGAAAGTTTCAAACTTCCCGAGCAGGACAGCCAGAACGACCCGGACTTCGGGACGTCGTGA
- a CDS encoding NUDIX domain-containing protein — MNSKVLVVDADPGVERPVDRPVVDVAVGLLIAPDGHFLLTSRPVGKVYAGYWEFPGGKLEAGESVEQALRRELQEEIGVTIGAAHTWRDSLVDYPHALVRLHFCKVFDWTGALQMREGQQFSWETLPARCAPILPGTVPVLEWLALERGLELN, encoded by the coding sequence ATGAATTCCAAGGTCCTCGTCGTGGATGCCGACCCCGGCGTTGAACGACCGGTGGACCGGCCCGTGGTCGACGTGGCAGTGGGTTTGCTGATCGCGCCCGACGGCCATTTTCTGCTCACCTCGCGCCCGGTGGGCAAGGTGTATGCGGGCTACTGGGAATTTCCGGGCGGCAAACTCGAAGCCGGCGAGTCGGTCGAACAAGCCTTGCGCCGTGAACTGCAGGAAGAGATCGGTGTGACCATCGGCGCGGCCCACACGTGGCGCGACAGCCTGGTCGACTACCCGCACGCGCTGGTGCGCCTGCACTTCTGCAAGGTGTTTGACTGGACGGGTGCACTTCAGATGCGCGAGGGCCAGCAGTTCAGCTGGGAGACCTTGCCGGCGCGCTGCGCGCCAATTTTGCCGGGCACGGTGCCGGTGCTGGAGTGGCTTGCGCTTGAGCGCGGGCTTGAACTGAACTGA
- a CDS encoding ATP-binding protein, which yields MNEQFERLLARAEQLMTRIESVLPQPMQAPDWSAAVAWRYRKRSSGHGALEPVRHVGAMRLSDLQEIDGQKEKIQRNTLQFVQGLPANNVLLTGARGTGKSSLIRACLNEYAPQGLRLIEVDKAELVDLPDIVDVVSERPERFIVFCDDLSFEDGEPGYKALKSILDGSVSAASPNVLIYATSNRRHLLPEYMKENLTYTHTAEGEVHPGEVVEEKISLSERFGLWVSFYPFSQDEYLTIVAQWLSSFGVPAADIDAARPQALVWALERGSRSGRVAYQFARDYAGTHASKA from the coding sequence ATGAACGAACAATTTGAACGCTTGCTCGCGCGTGCCGAGCAGTTGATGACCCGCATCGAATCGGTGCTGCCCCAACCCATGCAGGCACCCGACTGGTCGGCTGCGGTGGCTTGGCGCTACCGCAAACGTTCGAGCGGCCACGGCGCGCTGGAGCCGGTGCGCCACGTGGGTGCCATGCGCCTGAGCGATCTGCAGGAGATCGATGGACAGAAAGAAAAGATCCAGCGCAACACGCTGCAGTTCGTGCAGGGCCTGCCGGCCAACAACGTGTTGCTCACCGGAGCGCGCGGCACCGGCAAGTCCTCGCTGATCCGGGCCTGTCTCAATGAATACGCGCCGCAGGGCCTGCGCCTGATCGAGGTCGACAAGGCCGAGCTGGTGGACCTGCCCGACATCGTCGATGTGGTGTCCGAGCGGCCCGAGCGCTTCATCGTTTTTTGCGACGACCTCAGTTTTGAAGACGGTGAGCCCGGCTACAAGGCGCTCAAGTCCATCCTCGACGGTTCGGTGTCCGCAGCCAGCCCCAACGTGCTCATCTACGCCACGAGCAACCGGCGCCACCTCTTGCCCGAGTACATGAAGGAAAACCTCACCTACACCCACACCGCTGAAGGTGAGGTGCATCCAGGTGAGGTGGTGGAAGAGAAGATCTCGCTCTCGGAGCGGTTTGGTCTGTGGGTGAGCTTTTACCCGTTCAGCCAGGACGAATACCTCACCATCGTGGCGCAGTGGCTCTCGTCGTTCGGTGTGCCCGCTGCCGACATCGACGCAGCGCGTCCCCAGGCGCTGGTGTGGGCATTGGAGCGCGGTTCGCGCAGCGGACGCGTGGCCTACCAGTTCGCCCGCGACTACGCCGGCACGCACGCTTCAAAGGCATGA
- the argJ gene encoding bifunctional glutamate N-acetyltransferase/amino-acid acetyltransferase ArgJ, with amino-acid sequence MPVQLETPSAIDLFPIAGVRIGVAEAGIRKANRKDLTVFLLDEGCAVGAVFTQNRYAAAPVQVCREHLAAGQGVRALVINTGNANAGTGEPGLANARQTCTALALSLGVRHEQVLPFSTGVIMEPLPLDRLLAGLPAALTDAAQPQNDSGAQWLLAAQGIMTTDTLPKACSQRMTIDGQVVHATGIAKGAGMIRPNMATMLGFLATDAAVAPALMNELARRLADASFNRVTVDGDTSTNDSFVVVATGQAGHAPITDLNSPAGQALVDGLTNVARFLAHAIVRDGEGATKFITIQVEGGRTTAECLLAAYAVAHSPLVKTAFFASDPNLGRILAAVGYAGIHDLDVSGIELHLGDVHVVTQGGRHPDYREEDGQRVMKQTEILVRIGLGRGSATETVWTCDFSHDYVTINADYRS; translated from the coding sequence ATGCCCGTTCAACTCGAGACGCCCTCGGCCATCGACCTGTTCCCCATCGCAGGTGTGCGCATCGGTGTGGCTGAAGCCGGCATCCGCAAGGCCAACCGCAAAGACCTCACGGTGTTCTTGCTGGACGAAGGCTGTGCGGTCGGTGCGGTGTTCACCCAGAACCGCTACGCCGCAGCCCCGGTGCAGGTGTGCCGCGAACACCTGGCCGCTGGGCAGGGCGTGCGAGCGCTGGTGATCAACACCGGCAACGCCAACGCCGGCACGGGCGAGCCGGGTCTTGCGAATGCACGTCAGACCTGCACCGCTTTGGCTTTGTCCCTGGGGGTGCGCCACGAGCAGGTGCTGCCGTTTTCCACCGGTGTGATCATGGAGCCGCTGCCGCTCGATCGCCTGCTCGCGGGTTTGCCGGCCGCCCTCACCGACGCGGCGCAACCGCAAAACGACAGCGGCGCGCAGTGGCTGCTGGCTGCCCAGGGCATCATGACCACCGACACCCTGCCCAAGGCCTGCAGTCAGCGCATGACCATCGATGGACAGGTTGTGCACGCCACCGGCATCGCCAAAGGGGCCGGCATGATCCGCCCGAACATGGCGACCATGCTGGGTTTCCTGGCCACCGACGCCGCCGTGGCGCCCGCACTCATGAACGAGCTGGCCCGCCGCCTGGCCGACGCCTCGTTCAACCGCGTCACGGTGGACGGCGACACGAGCACCAACGATTCGTTTGTGGTGGTGGCCACCGGTCAAGCGGGCCACGCTCCCATCACCGACCTGAACAGCCCGGCGGGACAGGCGCTGGTGGATGGCTTGACGAATGTGGCGCGTTTTCTCGCGCATGCCATCGTGCGCGACGGAGAAGGCGCCACGAAGTTCATCACCATCCAGGTTGAAGGCGGTCGCACCACCGCCGAATGCCTGTTGGCAGCCTACGCTGTCGCACATTCGCCCCTGGTCAAGACCGCGTTCTTTGCCAGCGATCCCAATCTCGGCCGCATTCTCGCCGCCGTGGGCTACGCCGGCATTCACGATCTTGATGTGAGCGGCATCGAGCTGCACCTGGGCGATGTGCACGTGGTCACCCAAGGCGGTCGCCATCCCGACTACCGTGAAGAAGACGGTCAGCGCGTGATGAAGCAAACCGAGATCCTGGTGCGCATTGGCCTGGGTCGTGGCAGCGCCACCGAGACGGTGTGGACCTGCGATTTCAGCCACGACTACGTGACCATCAACGCCGACTACCGGTCCTGA
- the secA gene encoding preprotein translocase subunit SecA codes for MATNFLTKLFGSRNDRLLKTYRKTVERINGLEAEFEKLSDDELRGKTESFKQRIAQGESLDALLPEAFAVVREGSKRVMKMRHFDVQLVGGLALHHGKVAEMRTGEGKTLTATLPVYLNALTGKGVHVVTVNDYLASRDAQWMGRLYNFLGLSVGINLPQAPREEKQAAYRSDITYGTNNEYGFDYLRDNMVYEAADRVQRGLNFAIVDEVDSILIDEARTPLIISGQAEDQTQTYMAIKQLVPHLVRQEGEADVRTGEGVIKPGDFTVDEKAHAIHMTEQGHEHAEQLLSQAGLLPEGASLYDPANIALLHNLVTSLKAHHLYHRDQHYVNQNGEIVIVDEFTGRLMTGRRWSDGLHQAVEAKEGVAIQPENQTLASITFQNYFRLYGKLSGMTGTADTEAYEFQEIYSLETVVIPPNRLSKRVDQLDRVYKTTKEKYVAAIQDIRECHERGQPVLVGTSSIENSEIIAELLVKEGLPHEVLNAKQHAREADIIIQAGRPGGITIATNMAGRGTDIVLGGNLEKMVDAVQNDASLDDATKAARIETLRQNWQADHEKVKALGGLRIIATERHESRRIDNQLRGRSGRQGDPGSSRFYLSLDDSLMRIFAGDRVRAIMDRLKMPEGEAIEAGIVTRSIESAQRKVEARNFDIRKQLLEYDDVSNDQRKVIYQQRNDILDAVSLRAQIDSLRDGCFADLVHQYVPEGSVEEQWDLPTLERVLREEWAVDVPVTTWVSDAESIDAEEVAERVVAAAKAAFEAKVQIVGEVNFTQFERVVLLQTIDGQWREHLSALDYLRQGIHLRGYAQKQPKQEYKREAFVLFGQLLDTVKNDVTRVLMNVRVQSAEQMAQAADQMEERAEQIANVTYTAPTETGEAETVGAAGAAPRPVGDVPRVGRNDPCPCGSGKKYKQCHGKLD; via the coding sequence ATGGCCACAAACTTCCTCACCAAACTTTTTGGTAGCCGCAACGACCGACTGCTCAAGACCTACCGCAAAACGGTGGAGCGCATCAATGGTCTGGAGGCGGAGTTTGAAAAGCTCAGCGATGACGAGCTCCGTGGCAAGACCGAATCCTTCAAGCAGCGCATAGCGCAGGGCGAGAGCCTGGATGCCTTGTTGCCGGAAGCTTTTGCGGTCGTGCGCGAAGGCAGCAAGCGCGTCATGAAGATGCGTCATTTCGACGTGCAGCTGGTGGGTGGACTCGCCTTGCACCACGGCAAGGTGGCCGAGATGCGCACGGGCGAGGGCAAGACCCTGACGGCCACATTGCCGGTGTACCTGAACGCACTGACCGGCAAAGGTGTGCATGTGGTAACGGTGAACGACTACCTGGCCAGCCGCGACGCACAGTGGATGGGACGCCTCTACAACTTCCTCGGTCTCTCGGTCGGCATCAACCTGCCGCAAGCGCCGCGAGAAGAGAAGCAGGCCGCTTACCGTTCCGACATCACCTACGGCACCAACAACGAGTACGGCTTCGACTATTTGCGCGACAACATGGTGTACGAGGCTGCTGACCGCGTTCAGCGCGGCCTGAACTTCGCCATCGTCGACGAGGTGGACTCGATCCTGATCGACGAAGCCCGCACGCCACTGATCATCAGCGGTCAGGCCGAAGACCAGACGCAGACCTACATGGCCATCAAGCAGCTGGTGCCGCATCTGGTGCGTCAGGAAGGCGAAGCCGATGTGCGCACGGGCGAGGGCGTCATCAAGCCGGGTGACTTCACGGTGGACGAGAAGGCGCATGCCATTCACATGACCGAGCAAGGCCATGAACACGCCGAGCAGCTGCTCAGCCAGGCGGGTCTGTTGCCAGAAGGCGCGTCGCTTTACGACCCGGCCAACATCGCACTGCTGCACAACCTGGTCACCTCGCTCAAGGCCCACCACCTCTACCACCGCGACCAGCACTACGTGAACCAGAACGGCGAGATCGTGATCGTCGACGAGTTCACCGGTCGCTTGATGACCGGGCGGCGCTGGAGTGACGGCCTGCACCAGGCGGTCGAAGCCAAGGAAGGTGTGGCCATCCAGCCCGAGAACCAGACGCTGGCGTCCATCACCTTCCAGAACTACTTCCGCCTGTACGGCAAGCTCTCGGGCATGACCGGCACGGCCGACACCGAGGCCTATGAATTCCAAGAAATCTACAGCCTGGAGACGGTGGTGATTCCGCCGAACCGCCTGAGCAAACGTGTTGATCAGCTGGACCGTGTCTACAAGACCACGAAAGAAAAGTACGTCGCGGCCATTCAGGACATTCGTGAGTGCCATGAGCGTGGCCAACCTGTGCTGGTGGGCACCTCGTCGATCGAGAACTCGGAAATCATCGCCGAGCTGTTGGTCAAGGAGGGCCTGCCCCACGAGGTGCTGAACGCCAAGCAGCATGCACGCGAGGCAGACATCATCATCCAGGCGGGCCGCCCGGGTGGCATCACCATCGCCACCAACATGGCCGGTCGCGGCACCGACATCGTGCTCGGCGGCAACCTGGAGAAGATGGTTGACGCGGTGCAGAACGACGCCTCCCTGGACGACGCCACCAAGGCTGCGCGCATTGAAACACTGCGCCAGAACTGGCAAGCCGATCACGAGAAGGTCAAGGCACTGGGTGGCTTGCGCATCATCGCCACCGAGCGTCACGAATCGCGCCGCATCGACAACCAGCTGCGGGGCCGTTCGGGTCGTCAGGGCGATCCGGGTTCGTCGCGTTTCTATTTGAGTCTGGACGATTCGCTGATGCGCATCTTCGCGGGCGACCGCGTGCGCGCGATCATGGACCGCCTGAAGATGCCCGAGGGCGAGGCGATCGAGGCCGGCATCGTCACGCGCAGCATCGAAAGCGCGCAGCGCAAGGTCGAGGCCCGCAACTTCGACATCCGCAAGCAGCTGCTGGAATACGACGACGTGTCCAACGACCAGCGCAAGGTGATCTACCAGCAGCGCAACGACATCCTGGATGCCGTATCGCTGCGCGCACAGATCGATTCTTTGCGTGATGGTTGTTTTGCCGATCTGGTGCACCAGTACGTGCCCGAAGGCAGTGTGGAAGAGCAATGGGACCTGCCGACACTGGAGCGCGTGCTGCGCGAAGAGTGGGCGGTGGATGTGCCGGTGACGACCTGGGTGTCTGACGCCGAGTCGATCGACGCGGAAGAGGTCGCCGAGCGTGTCGTGGCTGCAGCCAAGGCGGCGTTCGAAGCCAAGGTTCAGATCGTGGGCGAAGTGAACTTCACCCAGTTCGAGCGCGTGGTGCTGCTGCAGACCATCGACGGGCAATGGCGCGAACACCTGTCTGCGCTGGACTACCTGCGCCAGGGCATTCATCTGCGCGGATATGCGCAGAAACAGCCCAAGCAGGAGTACAAGCGCGAGGCCTTTGTGCTGTTTGGTCAGTTGCTGGACACCGTGAAGAACGATGTGACACGCGTGTTGATGAACGTGCGTGTGCAGTCCGCCGAGCAGATGGCGCAGGCGGCCGACCAGATGGAAGAGCGCGCAGAGCAGATCGCCAATGTGACCTACACCGCGCCCACCGAAACCGGTGAAGCCGAGACGGTGGGTGCGGCCGGCGCTGCACCGCGTCCCGTGGGCGATGTGCCGCGCGTGGGCCGAAACGATCCTTGCCCCTGCGGCAGCGGCAAAAAATACAAGCAGTGCCACGGCAAGCTGGACTGA
- a CDS encoding M23 family metallopeptidase, translating into MHIIITDAWLAKSRALHLSGIKLVGAAALAAVMLMLASIATYHWFFLEGVRQGWPGFASVAKLVHPNDAGSKDAYMRANLDAMARKLGEMQARMIQIDSLGERVAGLAGLNPAEFKNAPGSGGSLVASRDISMQELMQALDTVEVSSGSRVDWLTVVESRLFDQKIRQTLIPTEKPVDGVRVGSSFGFRIDPITGHSALHTGLDFPADVGTPILAAAGGVVVVQEYHSAYGNMIEIDHGNDLITRYAHASQTFVKKGDIVKRGQKIASVGSTGRSTGPHLHFEVWVAGVPQDPQRFLDAGEKIASAKPAVPGPRKP; encoded by the coding sequence GTGCACATCATTATCACGGACGCCTGGCTGGCCAAGAGCCGCGCATTGCACCTCAGTGGCATCAAGCTCGTGGGCGCGGCTGCTTTGGCAGCTGTGATGTTGATGCTGGCATCGATTGCCACCTACCACTGGTTCTTTCTCGAGGGCGTTCGCCAGGGTTGGCCTGGCTTTGCTTCGGTTGCCAAGCTGGTTCATCCGAACGACGCAGGCTCCAAGGACGCCTACATGCGCGCCAATCTGGACGCCATGGCACGCAAGCTGGGCGAGATGCAGGCCCGCATGATTCAAATCGATTCGCTCGGTGAACGCGTGGCCGGTTTGGCTGGGCTGAATCCGGCGGAGTTCAAGAATGCGCCTGGATCCGGCGGCTCGCTGGTGGCCAGTCGCGACATCAGCATGCAGGAATTGATGCAGGCCCTGGACACCGTCGAAGTTTCCAGCGGCTCAAGGGTTGACTGGCTCACCGTGGTGGAGTCCCGCCTGTTCGACCAGAAAATTCGCCAGACGCTCATTCCCACCGAGAAGCCGGTCGACGGCGTTCGGGTGGGCTCATCTTTCGGTTTTCGCATCGATCCCATCACGGGTCACTCGGCCTTGCACACCGGGCTTGATTTCCCGGCCGATGTAGGCACGCCGATTCTGGCCGCCGCCGGCGGTGTGGTCGTCGTGCAGGAGTACCACTCGGCTTACGGCAACATGATCGAGATCGACCATGGCAACGATTTGATCACCCGTTACGCCCACGCCTCCCAGACCTTTGTGAAGAAGGGAGACATCGTCAAACGTGGACAGAAGATCGCCAGTGTCGGCTCCACGGGCCGCTCCACCGGCCCTCACCTGCACTTTGAAGTCTGGGTGGCGGGCGTTCCGCAAGATCCCCAGCGTTTCCTGGACGCGGGGGAAAAGATCGCGTCCGCCAAGCCCGCCGTGCCGGGTCCGCGCAAGCCTTGA
- a CDS encoding ClpXP protease specificity-enhancing factor, protein MSPADTDIPSTRPYLIRALHEWCSDNGFSPYIAVQVDASVQVPMEFVKNGEIVLNVGVDATSSLRLGNDFIEFKARFGGVAREIVVPISHVVAIYARENGQGMAFPAPAPATLYAVKSGAPADGLAPDEHTDGSPDVTSRSPLRSVKSDVNSEGQADDAAGQTDEPPEPPTDGPGRMPGRPQLKRVK, encoded by the coding sequence ATGAGCCCCGCTGACACGGACATCCCCTCCACCCGCCCGTACCTGATTCGTGCCTTGCACGAGTGGTGCTCGGACAACGGGTTCTCTCCGTACATCGCGGTGCAGGTGGACGCGTCCGTGCAGGTGCCGATGGAGTTCGTGAAGAACGGCGAGATCGTGCTCAACGTCGGCGTGGACGCCACGAGTTCGCTCAGGCTGGGCAACGATTTCATCGAGTTCAAGGCGCGCTTCGGCGGCGTGGCACGCGAGATCGTGGTGCCCATCAGCCATGTGGTGGCGATCTACGCGCGCGAGAACGGACAGGGCATGGCTTTCCCGGCGCCTGCACCTGCCACCCTGTACGCGGTCAAGTCGGGTGCGCCTGCAGATGGGCTGGCTCCGGATGAGCACACGGATGGCAGCCCGGATGTCACATCACGCAGTCCGCTGCGTTCGGTCAAAAGTGACGTCAATAGCGAAGGTCAGGCAGACGATGCCGCCGGTCAAACAGACGAACCGCCCGAGCCCCCCACCGATGGTCCCGGGCGCATGCCGGGTCGGCCGCAGCTCAAGCGCGTCAAGTAA